One Callithrix jacchus isolate 240 chromosome 4, calJac240_pri, whole genome shotgun sequence genomic window, CTGAGCTTTGTTTGCGGACTGCTGGGCTGCGCGTTCCGGGCTCGGGGGCGCCTCGGCCTGCGGGCAGGGCCTGCCTGGGCAGGGCGGGGTGGCCCGGCGACTCCGCCCCTCCCCGCCCGCCTGCACCCAGAGCGGCGCGGTGGAGGCACAGCGCCCCCTGCCGGTCCCAAGGCCGTGGGCGGGCGCAGGGCCTCCGAGCGCCCAGCGCGGGCGCTTCTGGCTCGAGTGCTGTGGTCCCCCTGGGAATTTCTGGTATTTTTGAAGAGGCCTTTATGTATTTAGAGCGAAAGAGGGATGTGTAACGTAAGCGCGGACCACCAGCTCTGGCTCTGTGACTTCTTCCAAAGGGCGTTTGCTGTGTCCAGTATTCTTTGGCACCTTTTTTCCCCTAAGCCCCCCATAAGGCGAGGGCTGGCAGGTTAGCCTTTGCTTGGTACGTTTCAGACTTCGTCTTTAGGGTGCACTTGCTGAATGCCTGGGACCACTGCCGTATTTGGGGGCTACAGTCGTGTTTTTCGGGGTCTCCGGACAGCGGTGCCTATTTCCTCGTTCGTGGGGCTCTCGTCGGGGCCTCCACCCGCACCTCCCCGTAACAGCGGGGGTGGGGTCTCGGTGGCCACAGGGGCCTTAGGGGCTTGCGGGCACCCCCGGTCCAGGGCTCGGGGCGGGAATGGCGGCAGCCTCCGCCACTTAAGTGACGCTCCCGCTTTCTCTGCCCCTTAGGAGAATGGCCACGTGAAGGTAAACGGCGACGCTTCGCCCGCGGCCGCCGAGTCGGGCGCCAAGGAGGAGCTCCAGGCCAACGGTAGCGCCCCGGCCGCCGACAAGGAGGAGCCCGCGGCCGCGGGGAGCGGGGCGGCGTCGCCTGTCGCGGCGGAGAAAGATgagccggccgccgctgcccctgAGGCCGGGGCCAGCCCGGTAGAGAAGGAGGCCCCAGCGGAGGGCGAGGCTGCCGAGCCGGGCTCGCCCTCGGCCGCAGAGGGGGAGGCAGCGTCGGCCGCCTCCTCCACGTCTTCGCCCAAGGCCGAGGACGGGGCCACGCCCTCGCCCAGCAACGAGAccccgaaaaaaaaaaagaagcgctTTTCCTTCAAAAAGTCTTTCAAGCTGAGCGGCTTCTCcttcaagaaaaacaagaagGAGGCTGGAGACGGCGGTGAGGCTGAGGCGCCCGCTGCCGAAGGCGTCAAGGACGAGGCCGCCGGGGGCGCCACAGCGGCCGCCGCCGAGGCGGGCGCGGCCTCCGGGGAGCAGGCAGCGGCGCCGGGCGAGGAGGCGGCCGCGGGCGAGGAGGGGGCAGCGGGTGGCGACCCGCAGGAGGCCAAGCCCGAAGAGGCCGCCGTCGCGCCAGAGAAGCCGCCCGCCAGCGAGGAGACCAGAGCTGCGGAGGAGCCCAGCAAGGCGGAGGAGAAGAAGGCCGAGGAGGCCGGGGCCAGCGCCGCCGCCTGTGAGGCCCCCTCCGCCGCCGGGCCCGGCGCGCCCCCGGAGCAGGAGGCCGCCCCCGCGGAAGAACCCGTGGGCGCAGCCGCCTCGTCAGCATGCGCAGCCCCCTCACAGGAGGCCCAGCCCGAGTGCAGTCCAGAAGCCCCCCCAGCGGAGGCGGCAGAGTAAAAGAGCAAGCTTTTGTGAGATAATCGAAGAACTTTTCTCCCCCGTTTGTTTGTTGGAGTGGTGCCAGGTACTGGTTTTGGAGAACTTGTCTACAACCAGGGATTGATTTTAaagatgtctttttttattttacttttttttaagcaccaaattttggtttttttctcccCTCGCCACAGATCCCATCTCAAATCATTCTGTTAACCACCATTCCAACAGGTCGAGGAGAGCTAACACCTTCTTCCTCTgccttgtttctcttttattttttatttttttgcatcagTATTAATGTTTTTGCATACTTTGCATCTTTCTTCAAAAATGTAAACTTTCTTTGTCAATCTATGGACATGCCCATATATGAAGGAGATGGGTGGGTCAAAAAGGGATATCAAATGAAGTGATAGGGGTCACAATGGGGAAATCGGAGTGGTGCATAACATTGCCAAAATAATGTGCCACTAGAAATGGTGTAAaggctgtctttttttaaaaaaagaaaagttattacCATGTATTTTGTGAGGCAGGTTTACAACACTACAAGTCTTGactaagaaggaaaaaggaaaaaaaaaaaacaccaatacccagattttaaaaaaaaaagatcatagtCTTAGGAGTTCATTTAAACCATAGGAACTTTTCACTTATCTCATGTTAGCTGTACCAGTCAGTGATTAAGTAGAACTACAAGTTGTATAGGCTTTATTGTTTATTGCTGGTTTATGACCTTAATAAAGTGTAATTATGTATTACCAGCAGGGTGTTTTTAACTGTGACTATTGTATAAAAACAAATCTTGATATCCAGAAGCACATGAAGTTTGCAACTTTCCACCCTGCCCATTTTTGTAAAACTGCAGTCATCTTGGACCttttaaacacaaattttaaactCAACAAAGCTGTGATAAGTGGAATGGTTACTGTTTATACTGTGGTATGTTTTTGATTACAGCAGATAATGCTTTCTTTTCCAGTCGTCTttgagaataaaggaaaaaaaatcttcagatgCAATGGTTTTGTGTAGCATCTTGTCTATCATGTTTTGTAAATACTGGAGAAGCTTTGACCAATTTGACTTAGAGATGGAATGTAACTTTGCTTACAAAAATTGCTATTAAATTCCTGCTTAAGGTGTTCTAATTTTCTGTGAGCACACTAAAAGcgaaaaataaatgtgaataaaatgtACAAATTTGTTGTGTTTCTTTATGTTCTAATAATGCTGAGACTTCTAGGTCTTAGGTTAATTTTTAGGAAGATCCTGCATGCCATCAAGAGTAAATTTTCTTGTGGTTCTTAATCTGAAattttcaagctctgaaattcatAATCCGCAGTGTCAAATTACGTTCAGGGAGATCTTACAACATTCCATGTCAAATCTGTTACCCTTTATTGgcttttagttttcatttaagaattgaacataatttttattgtagTTATATAGCATGTCAGATTAAATCATTTAGAACAAAAGGGGTGTGAACCTAAGACTATTTAAATGTCTTATAAAAAATTTCATGAAGCCATTTTCTTGTCATTCAGGtccagaaacaaattttaaactgAGTAAGAGTCTATGGAATCCATATTGCAGATGGGTCATGAAATGTGGccaaatgtatttcaaaaattgATGGTGTATTACCTGCTATTGTAATTGCTTAGTGCTTGGCTAATTTCCAATTTATTGCttaatatgttatattttaagaaaacaggTTTATGTAAAAAAGTAATAGCGTTGGATGGATGATGTCAGTTCATGGGCCTTTAGCATAGTttcaagcacttttttttttggaagcgtGTTAGCATCTTGTTACTCAAAGGATAAGACAGACAATAATACGTCACTGCATATTAATAATCTTTACTATTTTACCTCCTCTGCTCTTTACCACCCGATAACTGGATATCTTTTTCTTCACGGGATCCTAAACTGACTTGAATTTTAAGATATGTATCAAAGATCATTACTTCATTGAATGCACAtctcttttgctcttgttgagcAGTGTGCAGTTAGGGTTCATGATAAATCCTTGAACCACATATGTAACAACTGAGTGCCAAATCTAAACtcattagaaaaataacaaattagctTTTGACAAACACTCTTAATTGGAATAATAGATCAAAAATAGTGGTTCATGACCTTACCAAACACCCTTGCTACTAATAAAATCAAATAACACTTAGAAGGGTGTGCATTTTTAGTTAGGGTTTCTTGATCTTGGAGGATGTTTGAAAGTTAAACACTGAATTTGGTAACCAAAGGACTGATTTATGGGTCTTTTCTATCTTAACCAACTTTTTCTTAGTTACCTAGATGGCCAACTACAGTGCCTGGTATGTAGTAGGACTCAGTAaaaaagtggatttttaaaaataactcccaAAGTGAATAGTCAAAAATCCTGTGTAGCAAACTATTATATATTGCTGAGTTTGTTCTTTTAACAGATGGAATTTATTAAGAtgcattattttgattttcttcactGCCTAAAACACTTTGGGTGGTATTGATGGAGTTGGTGGGTTTTCCTCCAAGTGATTAAATGAAATTTGACGTATCTTTTCATCCAAAGTTTTGTACATCATGttttctaacagaaaaaaaatgttaatatggcTTTTTTGTATTACTAAACATAGCTTTGagattaaggaaaaataaataactcttGTACAGTTCAGTATTGTCTATTAAATCTGTATTGGCAGTATGTATAATGGCATTTGCTGTGGTTACAAAATACTTCTGGGTTATAATAATCATTTGATTCAATTCCTATTGcttgtaaaataaagttttaccAGTTGATATAATCAAGCCTGctaaaataggattttttttcacaaattttgttttaaaatgcaagtATTTTTAGAGAAAGTTTTGAAATCTTAGGTGTTAAAGGTGAGCATtcaatttaaaagatttaaatgatATACTTGGCATTATActtaacatataaaattatatccatTGAAGATGAGTTGTATGCCCCTAAGCCAATTAAAAATTTCAATGATAGAACTTGATAATATGTTTGAGAAACaatggaatatataaatataaacttaaTATAACTTTGCAATTGAAAAGGATTTGGGGTACTTTTtgcagccatatatatatatatttattatttatttagagatgggggtcttactatgttgcccagtctggtcttgaactctgggcttaaataatcctcctgcctaggcctcccaaagttctaggattacggGCGTCAGCCACCATGTATCACTGGACATGCAGCCATAGTTTTTAGATAGCTCCTTGACTGGTAGTTGGTAGGGGAGTATAGTTTAATGTAGCCTAAGTCAAgcctgaaaattttttaaaagtattttagaagtgtaTTAGCTTTTAACTTCTCTTTAATCATCCACTGCaaattgagcattttttcccTCTCCACATCCTATGAAAGTAGAGTGTGCcataaaggaattttaaaatgcttttaatctGTAAATGTTCCAGTCCCGGTTGGGAATTCAATTTACAGCACTCTTTTTAAACTATACTCAAGCGTGCTCttctgaaaatggaaaacaaatacttttaaaaaggttAGGTATGAATTTCAATaactttaggattttctatgtattttcaatattttaaaagtattcaatAGATAGGTGTAGTTGACTAAAACTGATGAgattatcttttttctattttaccttTATTCTAATAATATGCCAATCACTAATGAATTATAAAAAGCAATCTTTTCAGTGTTACTTATTTACATATGTTTTTCCTTTAAGTTGTAAGTAGgtaaaattaagataaatttttttgGTCTGGAATTTATTCAACCCAAAAGATTTTTTGAAATTCCTCTTTCAGAGACATATATGGAAATGCATGTACCGTTTAGAGTTATGACTCATAATTAAGATAAATGATAGTTTGATCTCCTGCCTAATACTTTGAGTGATAATAACTTACTGTAAGCCATACCTTTTCTCAAAAGATGAGGATTTGGCATCATTTAGAAAAACTGTCTTCTGGATAATAGGCATTTTTTGTTAAATTCTAAAAATACTTTGAATCTTAAAAGCATCaactaaattaatgaataaaccTTTCAACACCAATGTAAGGGAAACCCCATATTTAGGTATATAAGTTGTGTTTcattattaagaaagaaaaaaaactcacaacTCTTTACAGGTTTGTGATGAAAATGTGAAtgaaactttcttttaaattcttgtttattggaattgaaatctaaatattcaaaaataaattgtgtAACTCTTTATAGAATTCTGGGGTAATTATGGGCTCTAACTccacgtttttgtttttttgttgttgttgtttttgtttttgttttgagatggtgtctcattctgattgtccaggctggagttcagtggcccaaTTTTGGTTCACtatcacctcctgggttcaaacattcttgtgcctcagcctcccaaatagctgggattataggtggcaccaccacgcccagctaatttttgtcgtttcgctattttggccaggctggtcttgaactcctggcttcaagcaatccacctacctcagcctcccaaaattctagaATTagaggtataagccaccacaccctgacaaaatacattatttataagcatttttttcaggTCTTTGATAGAGTCTAAATGAAGTTAAATACACAGGTAAATGGAATAGTATGCCCTTAGAAAtacaagaagggaaaaaaaagtaaaataacattttatattaaacaaatttaaatctAAAGGATTTCATTTAAAGATTATAATGTTGAGAAAGCTAAATTAATGTTTGCATTGATTCTTTATAATGCTTACTAATGTGCAGTGTTGAAATGCATTCAAGGAACAAGATACTCAGCAATCCACTTCTACAGTATTTTGCTTTCTCTGTAACGGTattctccttctcccctccttcctccagcTCAGTCCTCCAAACAGAAAATCCAGTCACCCCAAAATGCTACAAAAGTCTGCTTGAAGAAATGTTTGGAAGGATACTTCAGCTATAAAAATCATTATTCTGAGATTCTATGTTGACTTTACTTGATAAAGATAATTTTACAGGAGACAATCGAAATTACGGATGTGGAAAAGAGATCTAATTACAAGAAGTCTAGATAAAAACATGACTctccaaaaacaatttttttcctatttcagtgccttaaaattgttttaaaaacaaactcttGGATAATTTTGAAGCAGATTTCagattataaatctttttttcctgtaactaTTTTAGgatgtatttttagaagataaaGATTCAACAAAACCCATAGTACCATTACCACAcctgcaaaaatgaaaaatttcttgtTGTCATTAATATCCAGCCAATGCACAAATTTCTCCAATAATcttattttttccccatatttcattgatttaaatCTGAATCCAAATAATATTCTGtgataattttatgtgtcaacttaacTGGGTTAAGGGATagccagatagctggtaaaaacATTTCCGGGTGGGTCTGTGAGAGAAATTTTAGAAGAGACTAGCATTTGAAGCAGTAAACTGAGTAGAGAAGAACCACCCTTATCAATATGGACAGACATCATCCAATCTGTTAACGgttcaaatagaagaaaaagagagaagggcaAATTCTCTCCCCCTTTGAGCTGGGACattcatcttctcctgccctctgaAATCAGAGCATCAAGTTCTTGAGTTTTCAGAGTCCAAGACtacaccagtagtcccagtttctctggccttcagactcagactgcaTTACAACATTGGCTTTtttggttctccagcttgcagatggggTGTTATGGAACTTCTCACCTTCCATAATCACATGAATTGACTCTCATCAAAAATTTCCTcttatatattcatacatatcctcttggttctatttctctggggAACCCTAACACATAGCCATCAATTGCATCTGGTAAGCATATCTCTAAAGTGTCTCTAtccatgtctttatttttcccttgcaATTTATTTGTGCAAAAAACTAAATTGTTTGTTCTATAGTTTCCATGGCATGAATTTTGCTGATTGTATCTCATGCCGCACTTTAGTacattcctttgtcttttttatatcCCTTGTGGTTTCTGTAAATTGATGAATAGATTTAAAGGCTTGATCAGATTCAGGTTCAAAAAATGGAATTGTAGAAAATGGTGTATATTTCTACCAGGAGGCACATAATgtttagttgtttcttttctggGTTCTTTTCAAAGCCATTGCTTTTTGCTTAGATTCATTAATTAAATCGGGATTGCCACACCTTGTTATTGTAATTACCATTCCTTTCTCATTTATCAACtcagttactttttattttttaactgctccttgcagagcagggTTACCCTTAGGCAGTGTGCCCACAATAGCTGATGCtcagttactttttaaattttcctgtctttttaaagacagggtctagctatgttgcacaggctggtctcaatcttctgggctcaagtgatccacctgcctcagcctcccaaagtgccgggattacaggcatgagccactgcacctggcctcttcagTTACATTTATAAAGAGAAACTTTCCTTCATTATCATGTTATTCAAAGTACGTTTATTtatggaaagacagaaaaaaatgtttgcttctTTCCCTTTATTTACTACTTTCCAGAATAATGAATTAATTCTCTAGTATTCTCCAAAGTGACTGATAag contains:
- the MARCKS gene encoding myristoylated alanine-rich C-kinase substrate, encoding MGAQFSKTAAKGEAAAERPGEAAVASSPSKANGQENGHVKVNGDASPAAAESGAKEELQANGSAPAADKEEPAAAGSGAASPVAAEKDEPAAAAPEAGASPVEKEAPAEGEAAEPGSPSAAEGEAASAASSTSSPKAEDGATPSPSNETPKKKKKRFSFKKSFKLSGFSFKKNKKEAGDGGEAEAPAAEGVKDEAAGGATAAAAEAGAASGEQAAAPGEEAAAGEEGAAGGDPQEAKPEEAAVAPEKPPASEETRAAEEPSKAEEKKAEEAGASAAACEAPSAAGPGAPPEQEAAPAEEPVGAAASSACAAPSQEAQPECSPEAPPAEAAE